Proteins encoded together in one Thermophilibacter immobilis window:
- a CDS encoding aldo/keto reductase gives MSVSARSIRPVDVAGADPAGRLLPRVRLAGKCDRYVLANGVELPCLGFGTYMIAPDEAGERAVRSALDLGFRHIDTAAQYGNEKMVGRAIAASGVARGELFVTSKLRNDEQGYEGALTAFERSCADLGCDYLDLYLIHWPKVGGHEGEWRERVRDSWRAFEELYAAGRVRAIGVSNFLVPHLEALLEGASVVPQVDQIELNPTYQQRETVAWCRSRGVQLEAWAPLGRGRLFRSPEVVAMAERLGKDVGQVCVRWALQSGFATMPKSTRAGRIRSNSEVFDFELDAADMAVLDALDTTDGYTFHPDRLEEWAVRVAQAHAESGV, from the coding sequence ATGAGCGTCTCTGCCCGCTCCATACGTCCCGTCGACGTCGCCGGCGCGGATCCCGCCGGGCGCCTCCTGCCGCGCGTGCGCCTCGCGGGGAAGTGCGACCGCTACGTCCTCGCCAACGGCGTCGAGCTGCCGTGCCTGGGGTTCGGCACCTACATGATCGCCCCCGACGAGGCGGGGGAGAGAGCCGTGCGCTCCGCCCTCGACCTCGGCTTCAGGCACATCGACACGGCCGCTCAGTACGGCAACGAGAAGATGGTGGGGCGTGCCATCGCCGCCTCCGGGGTCGCCCGCGGCGAGCTCTTCGTCACGAGCAAGCTCAGAAACGACGAGCAGGGCTACGAGGGCGCGCTGACCGCCTTCGAGCGCTCCTGCGCCGACCTGGGCTGCGACTATCTCGACCTCTACCTCATCCACTGGCCCAAGGTGGGAGGCCACGAGGGCGAGTGGCGCGAGCGCGTCCGGGACAGCTGGCGGGCGTTCGAGGAGCTCTACGCCGCGGGGCGCGTGCGCGCCATCGGCGTGTCCAACTTCCTCGTGCCCCATCTGGAGGCCCTGCTCGAGGGCGCGAGCGTGGTGCCGCAGGTCGACCAGATCGAGCTCAACCCCACCTACCAGCAGCGCGAGACCGTGGCGTGGTGCCGCTCCCGCGGCGTCCAGCTCGAGGCATGGGCGCCGCTCGGGCGCGGGAGGCTCTTCAGGAGCCCCGAGGTCGTCGCCATGGCCGAGCGCCTCGGCAAGGACGTCGGGCAGGTCTGCGTGCGCTGGGCGCTGCAGAGCGGGTTCGCCACGATGCCCAAGTCGACGCGCGCGGGGCGCATCAGGTCCAACAGCGAGGTCTTCGACTTCGAGCTCGACGCGGCCGACATGGCCGTGCTTGACGCCCTCGACACGACGGACGGCTACACCTTCCACCCGGACCGGCTCGAGGAGTGGGCCGTGCGCGTGGCGCAGGCGCATGCCGAGTCGGGGGTGTAG
- a CDS encoding iron-containing alcohol dehydrogenase, with translation MVNFEYLVPTKVVFGKDTEGEAGRLIKENGGTKALIHWGGDYVRTTGLLGRVEKGLDDAGISYVELDGVVPNPRLSLVKRGVELARQEGVDFVLAIGGGSAIDSSKAIAYGLANDFALEDLFLGKVGTDKIAKLGAISTLAGTGSETSNSAVINIDTLGERMLKRSYNHECGRPLFAIMNPELTYSVPAYQTAAPGADIMFHTMERYFTKVDHVELTDAMSEGLLRTVKTAVPEALADPKSYAARANLMWAGSLSHCGLTGTGRVGDFACHAIEHEIGALFDVAHGAGLTAIWSSWAKYVIDVDPARFAQFGVNVFGVENDFHDARATGLRGIAAWDQWCHSIGMPTSLKELGVNPTDEQIHEMAVGAVDARGGDHAGFFKELHVEDIEQILRDAR, from the coding sequence ATGGTTAACTTTGAGTACCTCGTACCGACCAAGGTCGTGTTCGGCAAGGACACCGAGGGCGAGGCCGGTCGCCTCATCAAGGAAAACGGCGGCACCAAGGCCCTGATCCACTGGGGGGGCGACTACGTCCGCACGACTGGGCTGCTCGGCCGCGTCGAGAAGGGCCTCGATGACGCTGGCATCTCCTACGTCGAGCTTGACGGCGTCGTGCCCAACCCGCGCCTCTCGCTCGTGAAGAGGGGAGTCGAGCTCGCCCGCCAGGAGGGCGTCGACTTCGTGCTCGCCATCGGCGGCGGCTCCGCGATCGACTCCTCGAAGGCCATCGCCTACGGCCTTGCCAACGACTTCGCCCTCGAGGACCTCTTTCTCGGCAAGGTGGGCACGGACAAGATCGCCAAGCTCGGTGCCATCTCCACGCTTGCTGGCACGGGTTCGGAGACCTCCAACTCTGCGGTCATCAACATCGACACCCTGGGCGAACGGATGCTCAAGCGCTCATACAACCATGAGTGCGGTCGCCCCCTCTTCGCCATCATGAATCCCGAGCTCACCTACTCGGTGCCGGCCTATCAGACCGCGGCTCCCGGTGCTGACATCATGTTCCATACGATGGAGCGCTACTTCACCAAGGTCGATCATGTCGAGCTTACCGACGCCATGAGTGAGGGGCTCCTGCGCACCGTCAAGACCGCCGTCCCCGAGGCCCTCGCCGACCCGAAGAGCTATGCGGCTCGTGCGAACCTGATGTGGGCTGGCTCTCTTTCTCATTGCGGCCTGACGGGCACCGGGCGCGTCGGCGACTTCGCCTGCCATGCCATTGAGCATGAGATTGGCGCCCTGTTCGACGTCGCACACGGTGCGGGCCTGACTGCCATCTGGTCGAGCTGGGCCAAGTACGTGATTGACGTTGACCCTGCGCGCTTCGCTCAGTTTGGCGTCAACGTCTTTGGAGTGGAAAACGACTTCCATGACGCGCGCGCCACCGGATTGCGAGGAATCGCGGCGTGGGATCAGTGGTGCCATTCGATCGGCATGCCCACCTCGCTCAAGGAGCTTGGCGTCAATCCTACCGACGAGCAGATTCATGAGATGGCCGTCGGCGCCGTCGACGCGCGTGGCGGTGATCACGCCGGCTTCTTCAAGGAGCTGCACGTAGAGGACATCGAGCAGATTCTGAGGGATGCACGCTAG
- a CDS encoding thiolase family protein, which yields MSNRTFEKRPDDVVIVAGARTPIGKFGGSLKTVSSIDMGALVVREAVSRAGVKPASVDEVIVGQVGSWGENGFLARAVSLKAGLPDETCAYSVNRQCGSGLQSIVDAVMEIQTGAADVVVAGGSESLSQLPYYVPSARWGARMGHKQLEDGVIDILTWPLDHSHNGVTAENVARKFNVSREEQDRFAARSQQRAVAAVAAGVFSEEIIPVEVRGRKGSVTVFDADEGPREGVTVESLAKLKPCFVTDGTGTVTAANSSSLNDAAAAVVVMTRAKAAELGCTPMVAIRGHAVAGYHAELMGYSPYFSSRKLAEQLDLDLTKIDFFEINEAFASQALAVTRDLGLDDERVNIYGGGISLGHPIGATGTILAIKCAYELARRHPEKRDAMVSMCIGGGQGISMYFTAE from the coding sequence ATGAGCAATCGCACCTTTGAGAAGCGACCCGACGACGTCGTCATCGTCGCCGGGGCCCGCACCCCGATCGGCAAGTTCGGGGGTAGCCTCAAGACCGTCTCCTCCATCGACATGGGAGCCCTCGTGGTCCGCGAGGCCGTCTCCCGTGCCGGCGTCAAGCCCGCATCTGTCGACGAGGTCATCGTCGGTCAGGTCGGATCTTGGGGCGAGAATGGCTTTCTGGCGCGCGCCGTCAGCCTCAAGGCTGGCCTGCCAGATGAGACCTGCGCCTACTCCGTCAACCGCCAGTGCGGCAGCGGCCTGCAGTCGATCGTCGACGCCGTCATGGAGATTCAGACCGGAGCGGCCGACGTCGTGGTGGCCGGTGGCTCCGAGAGCCTCTCGCAACTGCCCTACTACGTGCCCAGTGCTCGCTGGGGAGCCCGCATGGGCCACAAGCAGCTCGAGGACGGCGTCATCGACATCCTCACCTGGCCGCTCGACCACTCTCACAACGGCGTCACGGCCGAGAACGTGGCCCGAAAGTTCAACGTGAGCCGCGAGGAGCAGGACCGCTTTGCTGCCCGCAGCCAACAGCGCGCCGTGGCGGCCGTCGCCGCCGGGGTGTTCTCCGAGGAGATTATCCCCGTCGAGGTCAGGGGCCGCAAGGGCTCCGTCACCGTCTTCGATGCCGACGAAGGGCCCCGCGAGGGCGTTACCGTCGAGAGCCTCGCGAAGCTCAAGCCGTGCTTCGTCACTGACGGCACGGGCACCGTCACGGCCGCCAACTCCTCCTCGCTTAACGACGCGGCGGCCGCGGTGGTCGTCATGACACGCGCCAAGGCCGCCGAGCTCGGCTGCACCCCCATGGTCGCGATTCGCGGCCACGCCGTTGCTGGCTACCATGCGGAGCTCATGGGCTACTCGCCGTACTTCTCGAGCAGGAAGCTGGCCGAGCAGCTCGACCTCGACCTCACCAAGATTGACTTCTTCGAGATCAACGAGGCCTTCGCCTCCCAGGCGCTCGCCGTGACGCGTGACCTCGGTCTCGACGACGAGCGGGTCAACATCTACGGTGGAGGCATCTCTCTCGGTCATCCGATTGGTGCCACTGGCACGATTCTGGCCATCAAGTGCGCCTATGAGCTCGCGCGCCGCCACCCCGAGAAGCGCGATGCCATGGTGTCGATGTGCATCGGCGGGGGCCAGGGCATCTCTATGTACTTCACGGCGGAGTAG
- a CDS encoding 3-hydroxyacyl-CoA dehydrogenase family protein produces the protein MDNKKVAVIGSGLMGGGIAQACAQSGLEVTVVDVAQEPLDKAHALVAKLLQKKVEKGKLGQDDADATLARLSYTTDYARIAGAAHVIEAVPERLDFKRATFQKMDEFADAGATLLTNTSGINIDDIAAATTRPADVLGMHFFYPAPVMRLVELIRGKKTSDEALASARELADVLGKTSISAPNQPGFIVNRIIVPYQNEGAFLVMEGCTPEDVDAGMKLGCNHPMGPCELMDFTGIDVVLATMSGLYESFGDEKYRPCPLLKQMVDQGRLGRKTGRGFYDYR, from the coding sequence ATGGACAACAAAAAGGTAGCAGTCATTGGCTCCGGGCTCATGGGGGGAGGCATAGCCCAGGCGTGCGCCCAGTCTGGCCTGGAGGTCACGGTGGTCGACGTCGCCCAGGAGCCCCTCGACAAGGCTCATGCCCTCGTCGCAAAGCTCCTCCAAAAGAAGGTCGAGAAGGGCAAGCTGGGGCAGGATGACGCGGACGCCACTCTTGCGCGCCTCTCCTACACCACCGACTACGCGCGCATCGCGGGTGCCGCCCACGTGATAGAGGCCGTGCCGGAGCGCCTCGACTTCAAGCGCGCGACGTTCCAGAAGATGGACGAGTTCGCCGACGCGGGGGCCACCCTGCTCACCAACACCTCCGGCATCAACATAGATGACATAGCGGCGGCGACCACCCGTCCCGCTGACGTCTTGGGCATGCACTTCTTCTATCCCGCGCCGGTCATGAGACTCGTCGAGCTCATCCGGGGCAAGAAGACCTCCGACGAGGCACTCGCATCCGCGCGCGAGCTGGCGGACGTCCTGGGCAAGACGTCCATATCCGCGCCCAACCAGCCTGGGTTCATCGTCAACCGCATCATCGTGCCGTACCAGAACGAGGGCGCCTTCCTCGTCATGGAGGGCTGCACCCCCGAGGACGTGGACGCGGGCATGAAGCTCGGCTGCAACCACCCCATGGGGCCCTGCGAGCTCATGGACTTCACCGGCATCGACGTGGTCTTGGCCACGATGTCTGGTCTCTACGAGAGCTTCGGGGACGAGAAGTACCGTCCGTGCCCGCTGCTCAAACAGATGGTCGACCAGGGCCGGCTGGGTCGCAAGACCGGTCGCGGCTTCTACGACTACCGCTAG